A single genomic interval of Crocosphaera sp. UHCC 0190 harbors:
- a CDS encoding glycosyltransferase, which produces MKKFIIIDHSLCNLQGHHYECSISVAEAAARQGYHPIIVANHTFPKSLYPDNIQIISAFEVDWFNNPISSKSLGNWNDKFKKILEVLNDNPLGKLSVKISAKLTFYFMYWELTQPKLKLFLEKVQGSTSRLGHWIKQDIELLRSIPLSNTLWGVFKIIWGVLRYLIIVIFRKINQALLKLLTQKVRSFQDSLSQVLKEIKLTTEDEVFIHTIGIEQVEEVYHFLASSDRSQLPRFHILLRRDIEDPLVIYAKGMGLKTILDQCYESQLWPNIIQFYTDTIDLVQRHNTLSKVIFSQIPIPFRQEKLKELTEKSNLNRPINVVYLGDARPEKGYHYLPDVVQSLWKDYIQPGQIKLTIQSNFSIEGGEGLIPQARLELERYPQQKVTLIKQAMSADDYYQLLGEADLLILPYDPNSYNVRTSGVLTEALAAGKPVVVPSNSWLAKQVDLSRASIYEKPDKIAEGVIRIIKNLPQFSEAAKAFSKGWGEKNSPDSLVNVLLSNTNHLTNIDTVEEQVIFEVNNETASQPVPLLVPKVLLILESDFFLDKNLILPSFINQIEYLGLCGYDVYGLFFANNEQWKGDNYEPFYHQLYPVIDDIFQEFPLKQRWIVNYGSPDLIPYNINPKDYIQEFLNQETSFKRDLVDTYNLIIPSDLTQLLQTNQFDIIILNSIVSYSLIDKFNVTQSSIICEVSTIKSYQYALNNHREIDLSEYQLECQLLNQCNVLITHYDNELEKLEETVKNPDKYVISFGQDSSKTEYFKIMDSVFTSTLNERALSLKETGKKVAILYPWGDILERKSGASKRVGLLIDYLKSQSYQVWVFTTGEAKDFRQGEVHYTYYQQSYQDYCLVKDIYADAYQSWFDALNFDLDEQNKSPETSQEFNHWLPWIYYQYRFDSGFINWVKTLAGWADTIVLEYPFWALTVADICHQCDTQLIITAHDILAQQLDPSTLMGKIALTEEIKSLKQGDHVICVSANDQAFLQKYELAATVIPNPVDLEQDSDYQSTDILLSESPFKQLNQPFCLFVGSQHQPNIEAVKIIRKMAEDFSQSYAELACQFVIVGSCWEPEEKDNFISLGKVENSLLSILYKQADLIVLPLLSGTGTSLKTVEAMAYEKVILGTTVAFRGYPVMSGKEGIICDRLEEYPSLIAQLLNNPEQRVNIGENAQQFSQNYDYRNLYRKYKDLIEGAK; this is translated from the coding sequence ATGAAAAAATTTATTATTATCGATCACTCACTCTGTAATCTTCAAGGACATCATTATGAGTGTAGTATATCTGTCGCTGAAGCTGCTGCTAGGCAAGGTTATCACCCTATAATCGTTGCTAATCATACCTTTCCAAAATCATTATATCCTGATAATATTCAGATCATTTCAGCTTTTGAAGTCGATTGGTTTAATAACCCTATTTCTTCTAAAAGTTTGGGCAACTGGAATGATAAATTCAAAAAAATACTTGAGGTTTTAAATGATAATCCTTTAGGAAAATTATCAGTTAAAATTAGTGCTAAACTAACATTTTATTTCATGTATTGGGAATTAACTCAACCTAAACTTAAGCTTTTTTTAGAAAAAGTTCAAGGAAGTACCTCAAGATTAGGTCACTGGATTAAACAAGATATTGAGTTGCTTCGTTCTATTCCATTGTCTAATACTTTATGGGGAGTTTTTAAGATTATTTGGGGGGTATTAAGATATCTGATTATTGTTATTTTTAGAAAGATAAATCAAGCATTACTTAAATTATTAACCCAAAAAGTTAGAAGTTTTCAAGATAGCTTGTCTCAGGTTTTAAAAGAGATTAAACTTACCACAGAAGATGAAGTTTTTATTCATACTATTGGCATTGAACAAGTTGAAGAAGTTTATCATTTTTTAGCATCAAGTGATCGCTCTCAACTGCCTCGCTTTCATATTCTTTTGCGTCGAGATATTGAAGATCCTTTGGTTATTTATGCAAAAGGAATGGGGTTAAAAACAATTCTCGATCAATGCTATGAGTCTCAATTATGGCCAAATATTATACAGTTTTATACAGATACTATTGATCTAGTTCAACGACATAATACCCTAAGTAAAGTTATTTTTAGTCAAATTCCTATTCCATTTCGACAGGAGAAGTTAAAGGAATTAACCGAAAAATCAAATCTAAATAGACCTATAAATGTTGTTTATTTAGGAGATGCAAGGCCCGAAAAAGGTTATCATTATTTACCTGATGTTGTTCAATCTTTATGGAAAGATTATATTCAACCTGGCCAAATAAAATTGACGATTCAATCGAATTTTAGTATTGAAGGAGGGGAGGGTTTAATACCTCAAGCACGTCTAGAATTAGAAAGATATCCACAGCAGAAAGTAACCCTAATTAAACAAGCAATGTCTGCTGATGATTATTATCAACTTTTAGGGGAAGCTGATCTTTTGATTTTACCTTATGATCCTAATAGTTATAATGTCCGAACTTCAGGGGTATTAACAGAAGCATTAGCAGCAGGAAAACCTGTTGTTGTTCCTAGTAATAGTTGGTTGGCAAAGCAAGTCGATTTGTCAAGAGCAAGTATTTATGAAAAACCTGATAAAATTGCTGAAGGGGTAATTAGAATTATTAAAAATTTACCCCAATTTTCGGAAGCAGCAAAAGCATTCTCTAAGGGTTGGGGTGAAAAAAATTCACCAGATAGTTTGGTCAATGTTTTACTTTCTAACACTAATCATTTAACTAATATTGATACTGTAGAAGAACAAGTAATATTTGAAGTCAATAATGAGACAGCATCTCAACCTGTTCCTTTATTAGTTCCGAAGGTTCTTTTGATTTTAGAAAGTGATTTTTTCTTAGATAAAAATCTGATTTTACCATCTTTTATTAATCAGATTGAATATTTAGGACTTTGTGGTTATGATGTTTATGGACTATTTTTTGCCAACAATGAGCAATGGAAAGGTGATAATTATGAGCCTTTTTATCATCAATTATATCCAGTAATTGATGATATTTTTCAGGAATTCCCCTTAAAACAAAGATGGATTGTTAATTATGGATCGCCTGATCTAATACCGTATAACATTAATCCTAAAGACTATATTCAAGAGTTCTTGAATCAAGAAACGAGCTTTAAAAGAGATTTAGTTGATACATATAACTTAATTATACCCTCAGATCTAACTCAATTATTACAAACAAATCAATTTGATATTATTATATTGAATTCAATTGTTAGTTACAGTCTTATTGATAAATTTAATGTAACTCAGTCTTCAATTATTTGTGAAGTTTCTACCATTAAATCCTATCAATATGCTCTCAATAATCATCGAGAAATTGACTTGAGTGAGTATCAATTAGAATGCCAGTTATTGAATCAATGTAATGTGTTAATAACTCATTATGATAATGAACTTGAAAAACTAGAAGAAACAGTAAAAAATCCTGATAAATATGTTATTTCTTTTGGTCAAGATTCATCGAAAACTGAGTATTTTAAGATAATGGATTCTGTCTTTACCTCAACCCTTAATGAACGGGCTTTATCCTTAAAAGAAACAGGTAAAAAGGTAGCCATTTTATACCCTTGGGGAGATATTTTAGAGCGAAAAAGTGGAGCAAGTAAACGGGTGGGACTACTAATTGATTATTTAAAATCACAATCCTATCAAGTTTGGGTATTCACCACAGGAGAAGCAAAAGATTTTCGACAGGGTGAGGTACATTATACCTATTATCAACAGTCCTATCAAGATTATTGTTTAGTAAAAGATATTTATGCTGATGCCTATCAATCTTGGTTTGATGCCCTAAATTTTGACTTAGATGAACAGAATAAATCCCCAGAAACTTCACAAGAATTTAATCATTGGTTGCCTTGGATATATTATCAATATCGCTTTGATTCAGGGTTTATTAACTGGGTGAAAACCTTAGCAGGATGGGCAGATACTATCGTTTTAGAATATCCTTTTTGGGCGTTAACAGTGGCAGATATTTGTCATCAATGTGATACTCAGTTAATCATCACAGCCCATGATATTTTAGCACAACAACTTGATCCTTCTACGTTAATGGGAAAAATTGCCCTAACAGAAGAAATTAAGTCCCTAAAACAAGGAGATCATGTGATTTGTGTTTCTGCCAATGATCAGGCTTTTTTACAAAAGTATGAATTAGCGGCGACTGTTATTCCTAACCCAGTTGATTTAGAGCAAGATTCTGATTATCAATCTACCGATATATTGTTATCAGAAAGCCCTTTTAAACAACTCAATCAACCCTTTTGTTTATTTGTGGGAAGTCAGCATCAACCTAATATAGAAGCAGTCAAAATTATTCGCAAAATGGCTGAAGATTTTTCTCAAAGTTATGCCGAACTTGCTTGTCAGTTTGTCATTGTAGGTAGTTGTTGGGAACCCGAAGAAAAAGATAATTTTATTTCCCTAGGAAAAGTAGAAAATTCCCTGCTCTCAATATTATATAAACAAGCGGACTTAATTGTTTTGCCTCTTCTTTCAGGCACAGGAACATCCTTAAAAACCGTCGAAGCAATGGCCTATGAAAAAGTCATTCTCGGAACAACTGTTGCCTTTCGGGGTTATCCTGTGATGTCTGGAAAAGAAGGAATTATTTGCGATCGCTTAGAAGAATATCCTTCTCTCATTGCTCAACTTTTGAATAATCCTGAACAACGGGTAAATATTGGAGAAAATGCCCAACAATTTAGCCAAAACTATGATTATCGTAACTTATACCGTAAATATAAAGATCTGATTGAAGGAGCAAAATAG
- a CDS encoding sulfotransferase domain-containing protein, producing the protein MKVEISLASKQILTLDLASPSSYPAFFVFSLHKAGSVLLNQIMIDITNYLDIPRVDIPSSAFSEGITLDQWVNENELSKIIQDGYCYLGFRVIPPFMRDNLVLKRSKKILLVRDPRDLVVSRFFSIAYSHAIPEKGLKKSMMLSARQQALEMTIDEYVVREASFFLKNWNDYHNYLDFNQDLKTFRYEDVIFNKEKWIIDMLDFLNFNIPQETIKQIASKYDIRPTEENPDNHIRKVIPGDHKEKLKSSTIETLNNLFGDILKRYQYTD; encoded by the coding sequence ATGAAAGTAGAAATTTCTTTAGCATCTAAACAAATTCTAACCTTAGATTTAGCATCTCCTAGCTCTTATCCTGCATTTTTTGTTTTTTCTTTACATAAAGCGGGAAGTGTATTATTGAATCAAATTATGATTGATATCACTAATTATCTGGATATTCCACGGGTTGATATACCTAGCAGTGCTTTTTCAGAAGGAATTACTTTGGATCAGTGGGTTAATGAAAATGAATTATCTAAGATTATTCAAGATGGTTATTGTTATCTAGGTTTCCGAGTCATTCCTCCTTTTATGAGAGATAATTTAGTTTTAAAACGTAGTAAGAAGATTCTATTGGTTAGAGATCCCAGAGATCTTGTGGTGAGTCGCTTTTTTTCCATCGCCTATAGTCATGCTATTCCCGAAAAAGGATTAAAGAAAAGTATGATGTTATCTGCTCGTCAACAAGCTTTAGAAATGACGATTGATGAATATGTTGTTAGGGAAGCATCATTCTTTCTAAAAAATTGGAATGATTATCATAATTACTTAGATTTTAATCAAGATTTGAAAACTTTTCGTTATGAAGATGTGATCTTTAATAAGGAAAAATGGATTATTGATATGCTTGATTTCCTTAACTTCAACATTCCTCAAGAAACTATTAAACAAATAGCGAGTAAATATGATATCCGCCCAACGGAAGAAAACCCAGATAACCATATCAGAAAAGTGATCCCTGGAGATCACAAGGAAAAGCTAAAAAGCTCAACAATTGAGACTTTAAATAATTTGTTTGGGGATATTCTTAAACGATACCAATACACTGATTAA
- a CDS encoding glycosyltransferase family 2 protein — protein sequence MLKQEDVKFSVITVCKNAEKFIDKAIQSVVNQTYSNIEYIIIDGSSQDSTIEIIEKYLGKVSKFISEPDQGIYSAMNKAIRYSTGDFLCFLNADDYFVDNNVITDVANYVSENTSCDFIYGDLEVRYPSGRLICVNPPSPENVLDELVCGCLPHQASFSKADLFFSTIGFFNENYKISSDYEWFLRLTQDETVKLSYYPRLISSYYFGGVSSQIKISVPESYRIQNQHPLYQTPYWMKRRILKYQEFVINLRQWLTATEESRDYVQQQYAALEQKYQNLEQQHQQLREQLKNLKS from the coding sequence ATGCTAAAGCAAGAAGATGTAAAGTTCTCGGTGATAACGGTTTGTAAGAATGCCGAGAAATTCATAGACAAGGCAATACAGAGTGTTGTTAATCAAACTTACTCTAATATAGAATACATTATTATTGATGGTAGTTCTCAAGATAGCACAATAGAAATTATTGAAAAATATCTAGGGAAAGTTAGTAAATTTATTAGTGAACCTGATCAGGGTATTTATTCAGCAATGAATAAGGCTATCAGGTATTCAACCGGTGATTTTCTCTGTTTTTTAAATGCTGATGATTATTTTGTTGATAATAATGTTATTACTGATGTTGCCAACTATGTCAGTGAAAATACCTCTTGTGATTTCATTTATGGAGATTTAGAAGTTCGTTATCCTTCAGGGCGTTTAATTTGTGTCAATCCTCCCTCTCCCGAAAATGTTCTTGATGAATTAGTGTGTGGTTGTCTTCCTCATCAAGCGAGTTTTTCCAAAGCCGATCTTTTTTTCTCAACCATAGGATTTTTTAATGAAAACTACAAAATATCATCAGACTATGAATGGTTTCTGAGACTTACACAAGATGAAACAGTTAAATTAAGTTATTATCCTAGGTTAATCAGTTCTTATTATTTCGGGGGAGTATCCAGTCAAATTAAAATTTCTGTTCCTGAATCTTATCGCATCCAAAATCAACATCCACTTTATCAAACCCCCTATTGGATGAAAAGAAGGATTTTGAAGTATCAAGAGTTTGTGATTAACTTAAGACAATGGTTAACTGCTACTGAAGAAAGTCGAGATTATGTTCAACAGCAATATGCTGCGTTAGAACAAAAATATCAAAACCTAGAACAACAGCATCAACAACTTCGAGAACAGTTAAAAAACCTGAAAAGTTGA
- a CDS encoding glycosyltransferase encodes MKTNLKESEMNPIIADEINNDEFYQALQEIARFSNIKTVLEIGSSVEKYSTKALMKGLRENSNEPILFCQEVSETSVNGIQLIKQENSIQQFDLVLINGSEFTGTVELDQVYGAKIILLDDICTYKNWESHHRLLSDPNYKLIKQSSTLRNGYSIFIRVDSLSTFQPPIKTVEEQPIHFFTIVLNGEPFIEYHINIFKQLPFPWHWHIVEGVAELRHDTAWSLATGGEILNNIHHQGRSLDGTTQYLDELQQQYPENITIYRQAEGAFWDGKKAMVNAPIKNIQEDCLLWQIDVDELWTVEQIIQARKLFNEYPDKTAAYFWCWYFVGEKLVISSRHCYTQNPNQEWLRIWRFQPGDIWEAHEPPRLVRPQPDGKTKDIAKINPFLHDETEKEGLLFQHFAYVTPDQLQFKESYYGYQNALQDWKNLQEQTEFPLLLKDYLSWVTDETVVEPANICGVVPLMEKDITCQSWRFLNSQEINEKTMDVKKPFPQIVIDGVFFQFANSGIAQVWKNLLECWSENGFYQHIIVLDRAGTAPRIPNIRYRPVPAYDYNQTDVDAQMLQEICDEKGADLFISTYYTTPLSTPSVFMAYDMIPEVIGANLEDVGWREKHYGIMHASSYITISENTAHDLVQFFPHISPEEITVAHCGLKPVFSPANAEEIAQFKEKYAIDKPYFLLVGERMGVNSYKNAIYLFRTFSKLVDKQQFAIVCVGGKPELEPELAALSQDITTFVLSLDDEALKAAYSGSVAYVCPSKYEGFGLPILEAMACGCPVITSRNSSITEVAGNAALYVDQLNEYDLIDALYKVQNPEIRQNLIKAGFAQIKQFSWSNMADIMVDVFHKTADKLQTGKLTPVPPIWEGLRKQQSLVKQANNLLAQTQQELDQTRSLAEQYKWELEQCRQQSQAAPVAPVIPLLNHEEIPALKQQLEMSYTELARVRTELETAKTEVEAMKTSKFWKLRTKWFRVKQTLGLPIDEA; translated from the coding sequence ATGAAAACTAATTTAAAAGAATCAGAAATGAATCCTATCATAGCAGATGAAATCAACAATGATGAATTTTATCAAGCCCTTCAAGAAATCGCTCGTTTCAGCAACATCAAAACTGTTTTAGAAATTGGCTCCTCTGTCGAAAAATACAGTACAAAAGCATTAATGAAAGGGTTAAGAGAAAATTCTAACGAGCCAATTCTATTTTGTCAGGAAGTATCTGAAACCAGTGTTAATGGAATTCAATTAATTAAACAAGAGAACTCAATTCAGCAATTTGATCTTGTATTAATTAATGGTTCTGAGTTTACTGGAACGGTTGAATTAGATCAGGTGTATGGGGCAAAAATCATTCTTTTGGATGACATTTGCACTTACAAAAATTGGGAAAGTCATCATCGCTTATTATCCGATCCTAACTATAAACTAATTAAACAAAGTTCAACCCTACGTAATGGCTATTCTATTTTTATCAGAGTTGATTCTTTATCAACCTTTCAACCCCCTATCAAAACTGTAGAAGAACAACCCATTCACTTTTTTACCATTGTCTTGAATGGGGAACCTTTTATTGAATATCATATTAATATTTTCAAACAGCTTCCTTTTCCATGGCACTGGCATATTGTTGAAGGAGTGGCCGAACTAAGACATGATACAGCCTGGAGTTTAGCCACAGGAGGAGAAATTCTTAATAACATTCATCATCAAGGGCGCAGTCTTGACGGAACTACTCAATATTTAGATGAATTGCAACAGCAATATCCCGAAAATATTACTATTTATCGTCAAGCAGAAGGGGCCTTTTGGGACGGGAAAAAAGCCATGGTCAATGCGCCTATAAAGAACATTCAAGAAGACTGTCTATTATGGCAAATCGATGTAGATGAATTGTGGACAGTGGAGCAAATTATTCAAGCCAGAAAATTATTTAATGAGTATCCTGACAAAACAGCAGCTTATTTTTGGTGCTGGTATTTTGTGGGAGAAAAACTCGTCATTAGTAGTCGTCATTGTTATACCCAAAACCCTAACCAAGAATGGTTAAGAATTTGGCGTTTTCAACCAGGAGACATTTGGGAAGCTCATGAACCCCCAAGGTTAGTCCGTCCTCAACCCGATGGCAAAACCAAAGATATTGCTAAAATAAATCCTTTTTTACATGATGAAACTGAAAAAGAAGGACTACTTTTCCAACACTTTGCTTATGTTACGCCCGATCAACTTCAATTTAAAGAAAGTTATTATGGTTATCAAAATGCCCTTCAGGATTGGAAAAATTTACAGGAACAAACTGAGTTTCCTCTTTTATTAAAAGATTACTTATCATGGGTTACAGATGAAACCGTTGTTGAACCTGCCAATATTTGTGGTGTTGTTCCCCTGATGGAAAAAGATATTACCTGCCAATCTTGGCGTTTTTTAAACTCGCAAGAAATTAATGAAAAAACTATGGATGTGAAAAAACCTTTTCCTCAAATTGTCATCGATGGAGTCTTTTTTCAGTTTGCTAATTCAGGCATTGCCCAAGTTTGGAAAAACTTATTAGAGTGTTGGTCAGAGAACGGATTTTATCAACATATAATTGTTTTAGATCGGGCGGGAACTGCCCCCAGAATTCCTAATATTCGCTATCGTCCCGTTCCGGCTTATGACTACAATCAAACGGATGTCGATGCTCAAATGCTTCAGGAAATTTGTGATGAGAAAGGGGCTGATTTATTTATTTCCACCTACTATACCACTCCCCTATCTACCCCTTCAGTTTTTATGGCCTATGATATGATTCCCGAAGTAATTGGAGCCAATTTAGAAGATGTTGGCTGGCGAGAGAAGCACTATGGCATTATGCACGCCTCTAGCTATATTACGATTTCTGAAAATACGGCTCATGATCTAGTGCAGTTTTTTCCCCATATTTCACCTGAGGAGATAACCGTTGCTCATTGTGGACTCAAACCCGTTTTTTCTCCAGCTAACGCCGAAGAAATTGCCCAATTTAAAGAAAAATATGCCATCGATAAGCCTTATTTTCTCTTAGTCGGCGAAAGAATGGGAGTAAATAGTTATAAAAATGCGATTTACTTATTCAGAACTTTCTCAAAACTGGTTGATAAACAACAATTTGCTATTGTTTGTGTGGGAGGAAAACCAGAATTAGAGCCGGAATTAGCAGCACTTTCCCAAGATATAACAACTTTTGTCTTATCCCTAGATGATGAAGCCTTAAAAGCCGCTTATTCGGGATCTGTTGCCTATGTTTGTCCCTCCAAGTATGAGGGGTTTGGCCTGCCAATTTTAGAAGCGATGGCCTGTGGTTGTCCCGTGATTACCAGTCGTAATTCTTCTATTACTGAAGTGGCAGGAAACGCCGCTTTATATGTTGATCAATTAAATGAATATGATTTAATTGATGCTCTCTATAAAGTTCAAAACCCTGAAATTCGGCAAAATTTAATTAAGGCTGGATTTGCCCAAATTAAGCAATTTTCCTGGTCAAATATGGCTGATATTATGGTTGATGTTTTCCACAAAACAGCAGACAAACTTCAAACGGGAAAGCTTACACCTGTACCCCCTATTTGGGAGGGGTTAAGAAAACAACAATCTTTAGTTAAACAAGCTAATAATCTTTTAGCACAGACCCAACAGGAATTAGATCAGACTCGTAGTCTTGCCGAGCAATATAAATGGGAATTAGAACAATGTCGTCAACAGTCTCAAGCTGCTCCTGTTGCCCCTGTTATTCCTCTTCTTAATCATGAAGAAATCCCTGCTTTAAAACAACAATTAGAAATGTCTTACACTGAATTAGCCAGAGTTCGCACTGAATTAGAAACGGCTAAAACTGAAGTAGAAGCCATGAAAACTAGCAAATTTTGGAAATTACGAACAAAATGGTTCCGCGTTAAACAAACCCTAGGTTTACCAATTGATGAAGCCTAG